Below is a genomic region from Desulfobacteraceae bacterium.
CACGGTCGGGGGTGGTCTGCCCCTCCGGGATTTCCAGCTTGCGTTCGAAATTTTCCAGGATGATGTCGCCGCCGCGCACGTGGCAGGCGGTCCCCATGCAGACCCGGATGGGGTTGCGACCCGGGGGGTGGAAGCGAAACTGGTTGTAGAAAGTTGCAACGCCGTAGACCTGGCTCGGGGGCAGGCGCAGGTGTCGGGCCACCAGCTGGAGGACGGCGGGGGCAAGGTAACCGTGGGTGTTCTGGATGGTCTGGAGAATGGGGATCAGGTTGGCGCGCTCCCGGTCGAATGCCGCCAGTCGGCGGGCAACGTCGGCCAGAATCGCGCCCTCTTCGGCCGTCAGGGCCTCACCAGCGGCGTTTTCCATGCGGGGCCTCGCGGGGGTTATTCCGGATTCTCGGAGGTTGCGGCCGCCGGTGCAGTCCGGCCGGACAAGCGCGCGGCGGCATCCACTTCTGAAAGCTTCTGGTAGCAGTCCAGCAGCCGGCTGCCCAGCGAGGCCGCCAGGCAGCGATAGACCAGAAAACCGTTTTCGGTATCCTTTTCCAGCAGCCGCAGGAAACGGCCGCGGTCCACCGTCAGCACGTAGGTGGGGGTCAGGCAGCGGGCGTTGGTGTCGAACACATTGCGGCCGATCATGGCGCACCAGCCGAGGATTTCACCCACCGAACGGCCCACATAGACCTTTTCCTGCCCCTCTCCCATGCTGAGCGCCACCTCGCCCTTGATCAGGATAAAAAAACGGTCCGCCGGTTGGTTGCGACGGAAGAGAAGCGCATCCGCCGCGAAAAACTCGTTGCGCGCAATCGCCATGAAATCCCGCACGAAGGCCTGGTTGACCCCGCAGAAAAGCTCCCCCTGTTTGATCGGCATGGGTCCCTCCTTTGGTTTGGGCATCGACCCGCCATGTCAGTTGATGCCGTAGGCGCTCAGTTTGCGGCGCAGGGTGTTCAGACCGATCCCCAGCACGCGCGCCGTGCGGGATTTGTTCTCCCCGGTCTGGCGATAGACGCTGAGAATATGTTCCTTGACGACGGTTTCAAGGGTGAGCGCCGGTTTGCCGCCGTTGCCCCCCTGGCGTTTGAGCTGCTGCAGGGCGGGGGGCAGGAAGCGGGCGGCGATGGGTCGCCCCTGGGCCAGATTGAGGGCCGAGCGCACGATGG
It encodes:
- a CDS encoding cyclic nucleotide-binding domain-containing protein, translated to MPIKQGELFCGVNQAFVRDFMAIARNEFFAADALLFRRNQPADRFFILIKGEVALSMGEGQEKVYVGRSVGEILGWCAMIGRNVFDTNARCLTPTYVLTVDRGRFLRLLEKDTENGFLVYRCLAASLGSRLLDCYQKLSEVDAAARLSGRTAPAAATSENPE
- the nuoE gene encoding NADH-quinone oxidoreductase subunit NuoE, with protein sequence MENAAGEALTAEEGAILADVARRLAAFDRERANLIPILQTIQNTHGYLAPAVLQLVARHLRLPPSQVYGVATFYNQFRFHPPGRNPIRVCMGTACHVRGGDIILENFERKLEIPEGQTTPDREFSIERVACVGCCALAPVACVGETVHGHMAPSKVEGLILQVRIARERAEREKKDHADS